The Halomicronema hongdechloris C2206 genome includes a window with the following:
- a CDS encoding DUF1579 domain-containing protein: MATTDIQQTPTMLAEPQKEHRWLHKLIGEWTFEVEAIMGPDQPLEKSSGTESVKSLGGLWVVAEGQGDMCGGHGTATTLMTLGYDPQKQRYVGTWIGSMMTYLWVYDGELDAAERVLTLHSKGPSMSSEGKLAQYKDVIEFKSDDHRVLTSYGLGDDGQWQLFMTAHYRRR; encoded by the coding sequence ATGGCAACAACCGACATCCAACAAACCCCAACGATGCTAGCTGAACCCCAGAAGGAGCACCGATGGTTACATAAGTTGATCGGTGAGTGGACATTTGAAGTCGAAGCCATCATGGGTCCAGACCAACCGCTCGAAAAGTCATCGGGCACAGAAAGTGTCAAATCTCTCGGTGGGCTCTGGGTGGTGGCTGAAGGGCAGGGGGACATGTGTGGTGGTCATGGCACCGCAACTACGTTGATGACCCTGGGTTACGATCCCCAAAAACAGCGCTACGTAGGTACCTGGATTGGCTCGATGATGACCTACCTCTGGGTCTATGACGGTGAGTTAGATGCTGCCGAACGGGTGCTGACACTGCATTCGAAAGGTCCTAGCATGTCCAGTGAAGGGAAGCTGGCTCAGTACAAAGATGTGATCGAATTCAAGAGTGATGATCACCGGGTACTGACATCCTATGGCCTCGGGGATGACGGACAGTGGCAGCTCTTCATGACGGCCCATTATCGGCGGAGATGA
- a CDS encoding GNAT family N-acetyltransferase translates to MPLSMPVLESERLILRLGDPKDIDSIIHYFTVNQAYLQPFEPQRPDNFLTPGYWAAELEARRQDAVQKRSLKLFIFEQAAPAVVIGAINLNNMIWGVFQAATLGYSLAAAKQRQGYMSEAGSQLIRYGFEVLNLHRIMANYMPHNQRSANVLKRLGFEIEGTAKDYLFINGGWQDHVLTSRINPDWRLNHS, encoded by the coding sequence ATGCCATTATCAATGCCGGTTTTAGAGTCAGAACGCCTCATTCTCCGCCTAGGAGATCCCAAGGATATCGACAGCATCATCCACTATTTCACGGTGAACCAGGCCTATCTGCAGCCCTTCGAACCCCAGCGGCCCGATAATTTTCTCACACCAGGCTATTGGGCCGCAGAACTAGAGGCGCGTCGGCAGGATGCGGTCCAGAAGCGATCGCTAAAACTGTTTATTTTTGAACAGGCCGCCCCGGCTGTGGTCATTGGCGCCATCAATCTCAACAACATGATTTGGGGGGTCTTTCAAGCAGCCACCCTAGGCTACAGCTTGGCAGCGGCGAAACAACGGCAAGGCTATATGAGTGAAGCCGGGTCTCAGTTGATTCGCTATGGGTTTGAGGTGCTGAATCTACACCGGATTATGGCCAACTATATGCCCCACAATCAGCGCAGTGCTAATGTGCTCAAGCGTCTGGGCTTTGAGATTGAAGGCACTGCAAAAGACTATCTGTTTATCAACGGCGGCTGGCAAGATCACGTCCTCACCAGCCGCATTAATCCAGATTGGCGCCTTAATCACAGCTAA
- a CDS encoding leucyl aminopeptidase family protein, protein MSQPIPIYLVDAEMLRQHHSDSRLWQEACGFEATPGSYCLVPGSEGIDKVLVGRGRDLDTWTLGNLPQVLPLHQYALADDLSAETATRLSLGWALGQYRFTRYQKPDPPGLAELVMPKGADTDYVRAATTATYLTRDLINTPANDMGPAQLEAQARTLADTYGADLTLITGEELLSQNYPLIYAVGQASAQAPRLIDLRWGDPEAVQVTLVGKGVCFDTGGLHVKSGSGMQMMKKDMGGAAQVMGLANLIMAQALPLRLRLLVPAVENSIAGNAMHPLDVITSRKGVTVEIGNTDAEGRLVLADALAEASQASPDLLIDCATLTGAARVALGTELPACFCNHQETAEALLAAGQRVDDPLWQLPLHEPYRALLESKVADISNISGGSYGGAITAGLFLREFVSPQIPWIHIDLMAWNLRSLPGRPEGGEAMGMRALYELIRQRLTS, encoded by the coding sequence TTGTCCCAGCCTATTCCCATCTACCTGGTCGATGCAGAGATGCTCCGCCAGCATCATAGTGATAGCCGCCTTTGGCAGGAGGCTTGCGGGTTTGAAGCAACTCCTGGTAGCTATTGCCTCGTACCTGGTTCAGAAGGGATTGACAAGGTTCTGGTGGGTCGGGGGCGAGACTTGGATACCTGGACGCTGGGGAATTTACCCCAGGTACTTCCTCTCCATCAATATGCTTTAGCCGATGACCTCAGTGCAGAGACAGCCACCCGCCTCAGCCTGGGCTGGGCCTTAGGCCAATATCGCTTCACCCGGTATCAAAAACCCGATCCACCTGGCCTGGCAGAGTTGGTCATGCCTAAGGGGGCCGACACAGACTATGTCAGGGCGGCCACAACTGCCACCTATCTAACCCGCGATCTGATCAATACGCCGGCCAATGATATGGGGCCAGCCCAGCTAGAGGCCCAGGCGCGCACTCTGGCTGATACCTACGGAGCAGACCTCACTCTGATTACCGGTGAAGAGCTGTTAAGCCAAAACTATCCCTTGATTTATGCCGTAGGCCAAGCCAGTGCCCAGGCTCCGCGTCTAATTGATCTGCGTTGGGGGGATCCAGAGGCAGTCCAGGTAACCCTGGTCGGCAAGGGGGTCTGCTTCGACACCGGCGGTCTGCATGTCAAGTCAGGCTCAGGCATGCAGATGATGAAGAAGGACATGGGGGGAGCCGCCCAGGTCATGGGATTGGCCAATTTGATCATGGCCCAGGCCTTGCCGCTGCGGCTGCGGCTACTGGTGCCTGCTGTGGAAAATAGTATTGCTGGCAATGCCATGCATCCCTTGGACGTTATTACTTCCCGCAAAGGGGTGACGGTCGAAATCGGTAATACGGATGCTGAGGGTCGTTTGGTATTGGCAGATGCCCTGGCAGAAGCCAGTCAAGCATCTCCAGATTTACTAATCGATTGTGCTACGCTCACCGGGGCGGCACGGGTGGCCTTGGGGACAGAGCTGCCCGCCTGCTTTTGCAATCATCAAGAGACGGCTGAGGCTCTACTGGCGGCGGGGCAACGGGTGGATGATCCCCTCTGGCAGTTGCCTTTGCACGAACCCTATCGCGCTCTATTGGAGAGTAAGGTGGCTGATATCTCCAATATCTCTGGAGGGTCTTACGGTGGGGCCATCACGGCGGGACTGTTCTTGCGGGAGTTTGTTTCCCCGCAGATTCCCTGGATACACATAGATCTGATGGCCTGGAATCTACGGTCCCTGCCGGGGCGGCCAGAGGGCGGCGAGGCCATGGGAATGCGAGCCCTCTATGAGCTGATCCGGCAGCGGTTGACATCCTAA
- the ntcA gene encoding global nitrogen regulator NtcA: MVVTQDKPLADVFRQLSGGAFPPVVETFDRGKTIFFPGDPAERVYFLMKGAVKLSRVYEAGEEITVALLRENSVFGVLSLITGHRSDRFYHAVAFTPVELMSVPIEQVEQALEEHPELAMLMLRGLSSRILQTEMMIETLAHRDMGSRLVSFLLILCRDFGLPSQDGITVDLKLSHQAIAEAIGSTRVTVTRLLGDLRQEGMISIHKKKITVHDPVNLSQQFT; this comes from the coding sequence ATGGTCGTGACACAGGATAAGCCCCTCGCTGACGTTTTTCGCCAACTCTCTGGAGGCGCGTTCCCTCCAGTGGTCGAAACCTTCGATCGAGGCAAAACAATCTTTTTCCCAGGCGACCCGGCTGAGCGCGTCTACTTCCTAATGAAGGGAGCTGTGAAGCTCTCGCGGGTCTATGAGGCCGGTGAAGAAATCACAGTAGCGCTATTGCGGGAGAATAGCGTCTTCGGGGTGCTGTCTTTAATTACCGGGCATCGCTCCGATCGGTTCTATCACGCGGTTGCCTTTACCCCCGTAGAGTTGATGTCTGTGCCTATCGAGCAAGTCGAACAGGCCCTAGAGGAGCATCCCGAGTTAGCCATGCTGATGCTACGGGGACTGTCGTCTCGCATTCTGCAGACAGAGATGATGATCGAGACCCTAGCCCATCGGGATATGGGCTCGCGCTTGGTCAGCTTTCTCCTGATTCTCTGTCGTGATTTTGGCCTGCCCAGCCAAGATGGCATCACGGTCGATCTAAAGCTATCCCATCAGGCTATTGCCGAAGCAATTGGCTCCACCCGGGTAACCGTCACCCGTCTGTTGGGAGATCTGAGGCAGGAAGGCATGATTTCAATTCACAAGAAAAAAATCACAGTGCACGACCCTGTAAACCTCAGCCAGCAGTTCACCTAG
- a CDS encoding DUF3084 domain-containing protein, with protein MISGYVLIAAVLLLSGVIATVGDRIGMRIGKARLSLFNLRPRQTATLVSILTGGVISASTLALLFGVSSQLRTGVFELQEIQEALQQAEQDLSQARDARETVEAELEESIEQRSEARQQLQQINQSLETALAQRQQARQQLQRTRQQLEAVSQQAQTLRREIVQLRQERQSLLSERNAAVAERDAAVSERRAAEADIARLEARLEELEAQRAFLDREVEQLERQYQGLFRGNIALARNEELASAVFRLDSTPQATQAVNQLLFQANRVALQRIAPGSGPDRQVILISSREVEQIIDRLDDGEEYLVRILSAANYVTGEPCVIQGEEPCIQVFSDVTRNRIIYQPGERLASTVVEASELTNQRLLERFNLLLAAAQFRARQDGVVGDQPRVADNRTEAVVRFLTNVQQLGDTVELRAIASEPIYTVGPIHIELQAIRDGDIILQTRPPTPDTPETSRPEPDTP; from the coding sequence ATGATCTCGGGATACGTCTTAATTGCGGCTGTTTTACTGTTGAGCGGGGTGATTGCAACAGTTGGCGATCGCATCGGCATGCGGATCGGTAAGGCTCGCCTGAGCTTGTTCAATCTGCGGCCTCGACAGACCGCCACCCTTGTCAGCATTCTCACCGGCGGCGTGATTTCAGCTTCGACCTTAGCCCTGTTATTCGGCGTGAGTAGCCAGTTACGGACTGGAGTCTTCGAACTCCAGGAAATTCAAGAGGCGCTACAACAGGCAGAACAGGACCTATCTCAAGCCCGCGACGCCCGAGAAACCGTCGAGGCCGAACTGGAGGAGTCCATAGAACAACGCTCCGAAGCCCGGCAACAGCTACAGCAGATTAACCAGTCTTTGGAGACGGCGTTGGCGCAACGGCAGCAGGCCCGCCAGCAGTTGCAGCGAACCCGGCAGCAGTTAGAGGCCGTGTCGCAGCAGGCCCAGACCCTGCGACGTGAAATCGTGCAGTTGCGACAAGAGCGGCAGTCTCTTCTAAGCGAACGAAATGCCGCTGTGGCCGAACGTGATGCCGCCGTGAGTGAACGGCGGGCCGCAGAAGCCGATATCGCCCGCTTAGAAGCTCGTTTAGAAGAGTTGGAGGCCCAACGGGCTTTTTTGGATCGGGAAGTCGAGCAGCTGGAGCGGCAATATCAGGGCCTCTTTCGCGGCAACATTGCCCTGGCCCGCAACGAAGAGTTGGCATCGGCCGTGTTTCGCCTAGATTCAACCCCCCAGGCGACCCAAGCCGTTAATCAATTACTTTTCCAAGCCAATCGAGTGGCACTGCAGCGCATTGCCCCCGGCAGTGGCCCTGATCGCCAGGTGATCTTGATCTCCAGTCGCGAGGTGGAGCAGATCATCGACCGCCTAGATGATGGCGAGGAATATTTGGTCCGGATTCTATCAGCCGCCAATTATGTCACTGGAGAGCCTTGCGTCATCCAGGGGGAGGAGCCCTGTATTCAGGTATTCTCCGATGTCACGCGTAATCGCATCATTTACCAGCCGGGTGAGCGGTTAGCCTCTACGGTGGTTGAGGCCTCCGAATTGACCAATCAACGATTGCTAGAGCGCTTCAATCTCCTGTTGGCCGCCGCCCAGTTCAGGGCTCGCCAGGACGGTGTGGTGGGCGATCAGCCCCGGGTTGCCGACAATCGTACTGAAGCTGTCGTGAGGTTTTTAACCAATGTTCAGCAGCTTGGGGACACGGTAGAGCTGCGTGCGATCGCATCTGAGCCCATATATACCGTAGGCCCCATCCACATAGAACTACAGGCCATCCGTGACGGTGACATTATCCTCCAAACTCGTCCTCCTACCCCTGACACACCAGAAACGAGCCGTCCCGAGCCAGATACGCCCTAG
- the thrC gene encoding threonine synthase — MTQVIEQATSTAPQSTFTALRCKECGEEYSLGANHVCEDVCFGPLEVVYDYDEIRRRVSRDAIASGPNSIWRYKDFLPVNTDTPIDVGTGMTPLVPANRLARHLGLKRLYIKNDAVNMPTLSFKDRVVSVALTRARELGFSTVSCASTGNLANSTAAIAAHAGLDCCVFIPADLEAGKILGTLIYGPILMAVEGNYDQVNRLCSEVANTHGWGFVNINLRPYYSEGSKTLGFEVAEQLGWQLPDHIVAPLASGSLFGKIYKGFQEFTKVGLVADKAVRFSGAQAEGCSPIAQAFQESRDFISPVKPNTIAKSIAIGNPADGVYALDIARKTQGTIEAVTDAEIVEGMKLLAETEGIFTETAGGTTIAVLKKLVEAGKVDPDETTVAYITGNGLKTQEAVAGYIGEPLTIEAKLDSFERALDRARTLDRLEWQQILV, encoded by the coding sequence ATGACCCAGGTGATTGAGCAAGCCACGTCGACTGCCCCCCAGTCGACGTTTACGGCTTTGAGATGTAAGGAATGTGGCGAAGAGTATTCCTTAGGCGCCAACCATGTTTGCGAAGATGTGTGCTTTGGCCCCCTAGAAGTCGTCTATGACTATGACGAAATTCGGCGACGGGTCAGCCGAGATGCGATCGCATCTGGCCCCAATTCCATCTGGCGTTACAAAGACTTTCTCCCCGTCAATACCGACACCCCCATTGATGTCGGCACCGGCATGACACCTCTAGTGCCAGCCAATCGCCTGGCCCGCCACTTAGGGCTAAAGCGGCTCTACATTAAAAATGATGCCGTCAACATGCCCACCCTCAGCTTCAAAGATCGGGTGGTGTCTGTGGCGCTGACCCGAGCTCGGGAACTCGGCTTCTCCACGGTTTCCTGCGCCAGCACTGGCAATTTAGCCAATTCCACCGCCGCCATTGCCGCCCATGCCGGGCTCGACTGCTGTGTCTTCATTCCTGCCGATCTAGAAGCCGGCAAAATCCTAGGCACATTGATCTACGGCCCTATCCTCATGGCCGTCGAGGGCAATTACGACCAAGTCAATCGCCTCTGCTCCGAAGTTGCCAACACCCACGGTTGGGGATTTGTCAATATTAATTTGCGTCCCTACTATTCTGAGGGATCCAAGACCCTGGGCTTTGAAGTGGCCGAGCAACTCGGATGGCAGCTGCCTGACCACATCGTGGCTCCCCTAGCCTCTGGCTCCCTGTTTGGCAAGATCTACAAAGGCTTCCAAGAATTCACCAAAGTTGGCCTGGTGGCCGACAAAGCAGTCCGCTTCAGTGGGGCCCAAGCCGAAGGGTGCTCCCCCATCGCTCAAGCCTTCCAAGAAAGTCGCGACTTCATTTCTCCGGTGAAGCCCAATACCATTGCCAAATCTATCGCCATTGGCAATCCTGCTGACGGTGTCTATGCCCTAGATATCGCCCGCAAGACCCAAGGCACCATTGAGGCCGTCACCGATGCCGAAATTGTCGAAGGCATGAAATTGCTGGCAGAAACGGAAGGCATCTTTACCGAAACCGCCGGTGGCACCACCATCGCCGTATTGAAGAAGCTGGTAGAAGCAGGCAAAGTCGACCCCGATGAAACTACCGTGGCCTATATCACAGGTAACGGTTTGAAAACCCAAGAGGCCGTCGCTGGGTATATCGGGGAGCCGTTGACGATTGAGGCGAAGCTTGACAGCTTCGAGCGGGCCCTAGATCGCGCCCGCACCCTAGACCGATTGGAGTGGCAGCAGATATTGGTTTAA
- a CDS encoding cupin domain-containing protein, which produces MQLEHWNPETDGPLSESALRQKLEAKGYRVSRYTYPPGMSFPSHTHGVDKIDAVLSGRFRMAMQGQSVILEAGDMLTVPQGQSHTAEVVGNEPVVSLDATRA; this is translated from the coding sequence ATGCAACTAGAGCACTGGAATCCCGAAACCGACGGTCCCCTTTCAGAATCTGCCCTACGCCAAAAGCTAGAAGCGAAGGGCTACCGGGTTAGCCGCTACACCTATCCCCCCGGCATGAGCTTTCCGTCCCATACCCACGGCGTCGATAAGATTGATGCCGTCCTCTCCGGACGCTTTCGCATGGCCATGCAGGGTCAATCCGTCATTCTAGAAGCCGGAGATATGCTGACTGTGCCTCAAGGCCAGAGTCATACGGCTGAAGTCGTGGGCAATGAGCCGGTGGTGAGTTTAGACGCGACCAGAGCCTAG
- a CDS encoding MoaD/ThiS family protein, translating to MTVKVLIPTPLQKFTNNQATIECTGSTIVELLDVLEQNCPGIKKRLCDDQGELRRFINFYVNSEDIRFLNGKETPLSDGDEVSIVPAVAGG from the coding sequence ATGACCGTTAAAGTTCTGATTCCAACGCCATTGCAAAAGTTCACCAACAATCAAGCCACCATCGAGTGTACAGGGTCCACTATCGTTGAGCTATTGGATGTCCTCGAACAGAATTGTCCCGGCATCAAAAAGCGCCTCTGCGACGATCAGGGTGAACTGCGCCGGTTTATCAACTTCTACGTCAACAGCGAAGACATTCGCTTCCTCAACGGGAAAGAGACCCCTCTGAGTGATGGTGACGAAGTCAGCATTGTCCCGGCTGTGGCCGGAGGCTAG
- a CDS encoding ISL3 family transposase, which translates to MLEHILEVSIDLSGNYRSFVNKYLPNADIVADRFHIMKLVNDELNRTRNQLKREANAAPDTPENKVVRQALKQSKYALLKPEDNLTEVQQNKLNEIRDASPKLAEMHGLKEQFRTIFETASKWSEALFELLDWMVDAETYFNGSVGTLCRWFGEVLNYFENGTTNGIVEGINNRLKLIKRLGFGFSNFDNFELRCLICWNIDMNLA; encoded by the coding sequence GTGTTAGAGCACATTCTTGAAGTCAGTATTGATTTGTCCGGAAACTACCGAAGTTTTGTGAATAAGTATCTTCCGAATGCTGATATTGTAGCGGACCGATTCCATATTATGAAGCTAGTTAACGATGAGTTAAATCGGACTCGGAATCAGCTCAAGAGAGAAGCGAATGCGGCTCCTGATACCCCTGAGAACAAGGTTGTAAGACAGGCACTTAAGCAGAGTAAATATGCGTTACTTAAACCGGAAGATAATTTGACAGAAGTGCAGCAAAATAAGCTTAATGAAATTAGAGATGCCTCTCCTAAATTAGCGGAAATGCATGGTCTGAAAGAACAGTTTAGAACTATCTTTGAAACGGCGAGTAAATGGTCGGAGGCTCTGTTTGAATTGCTTGACTGGATGGTCGATGCTGAAACATACTTCAATGGTAGTGTAGGTACCCTTTGTCGATGGTTTGGCGAGGTCCTAAACTATTTCGAAAATGGTACAACAAACGGCATTGTGGAAGGTATCAATAATCGATTAAAGCTCATTAAGCGACTTGGATTTGGGTTCAGTAACTTTGATAATTTTGAACTCAGATGTCTAATTTGTTGGAATATTGATATGAACTTGGCATAG
- a CDS encoding VOC family protein, translating into MEVNPYLFFNGDCEAAFQFYAQVLGGNLEAMMPHRGSPMEQEVPADWGDKIMHAHLTLGNWGLMGSDCPPGTYEKPQGFSVSLQMTDPAQAEHIFNALAQNGTIQMPLAKTFWAEKFGMVVDQFGIPWMINCDAAD; encoded by the coding sequence ATGGAAGTCAATCCTTACCTATTTTTCAATGGTGACTGTGAAGCGGCCTTTCAGTTCTACGCACAGGTTTTAGGTGGCAACCTCGAGGCCATGATGCCCCATAGAGGCTCACCGATGGAGCAGGAAGTCCCTGCCGACTGGGGTGACAAAATTATGCATGCCCACCTCACCCTGGGCAATTGGGGCCTGATGGGCTCTGACTGTCCCCCTGGCACCTACGAAAAACCCCAGGGTTTTTCAGTGTCTCTGCAGATGACTGATCCGGCTCAAGCAGAACACATCTTTAACGCCTTAGCCCAAAACGGCACCATCCAGATGCCCCTGGCGAAAACCTTCTGGGCTGAGAAATTCGGCATGGTGGTCGATCAATTCGGCATTCCCTGGATGATTAACTGTGATGCAGCTGATTGA
- a CDS encoding WxcM-like domain-containing protein — MMPQKTHPFSLDSTYVVLGEDGTAIPVPVSSTFFDDLGRQFGSFQGKRLVSHFTFDQDWDTWEMHPAGEEFVCLLSGQVDVVLEHDGAEHRVHLNSSGAYVLVPRSTWHTARVYAPSAMLFITPGEGTQHRPV; from the coding sequence ATGATGCCCCAGAAAACCCACCCCTTTAGCCTTGACTCTACCTATGTGGTACTCGGAGAGGATGGGACTGCGATTCCCGTGCCGGTGAGCAGCACATTTTTTGATGATCTAGGGCGCCAATTCGGTAGCTTTCAGGGCAAACGGCTAGTGTCCCATTTCACCTTTGACCAAGACTGGGACACCTGGGAAATGCACCCCGCCGGCGAGGAATTCGTCTGTCTCCTGTCAGGCCAAGTCGATGTGGTGCTAGAGCATGATGGTGCTGAGCATAGGGTGCATCTCAACAGCTCAGGCGCCTATGTGCTGGTGCCCCGTAGCACCTGGCATACCGCTAGAGTCTATGCCCCCAGTGCCATGCTGTTCATCACCCCTGGTGAAGGCACCCAACATCGTCCCGTTTGA
- a CDS encoding superoxide dismutase: MAYELPNLPYAYDALEPHISARTLEFHHDKHHAKYVNTYNSLVQEAGMAERSIEDVIKAAYNNPELTKLHNNAAQAWNHSFYWNCMSPNGGGQPTGELAEKINQELGGLESFKDALKSAGTGQFGSGWAWLVLENGRLKVINTPNAVNPIVYGQFPLLTMDVWEHAYYLDYQNGRAKYADAFVNNLINWEFVAQQLEAAKQLA, translated from the coding sequence ATGGCTTACGAACTACCGAATCTGCCTTACGCCTACGATGCGCTAGAGCCTCATATCTCAGCGCGCACCCTAGAATTTCACCACGATAAGCATCACGCTAAGTATGTCAATACCTATAACAGCCTGGTTCAGGAAGCTGGCATGGCTGAGCGCTCTATTGAGGACGTGATCAAGGCAGCCTACAACAATCCCGAACTGACCAAGCTACACAATAATGCGGCTCAAGCCTGGAACCATAGCTTCTACTGGAACTGCATGAGCCCGAATGGGGGTGGTCAGCCCACAGGAGAGTTGGCTGAAAAAATCAACCAGGAGCTAGGCGGCTTGGAGTCTTTCAAGGATGCCTTGAAGTCTGCTGGCACCGGTCAATTTGGTAGTGGCTGGGCTTGGCTGGTCCTCGAGAATGGTCGTCTGAAGGTCATCAATACTCCTAACGCGGTTAATCCCATTGTCTATGGCCAATTTCCTCTGTTGACCATGGATGTCTGGGAGCATGCTTACTACCTCGATTATCAGAATGGTCGAGCTAAGTATGCTGACGCCTTTGTCAATAACCTGATCAATTGGGAATTTGTCGCCCAGCAACTGGAAGCCGCTAAGCAGCTCGCCTAG
- a CDS encoding dihydrofolate reductase family protein, whose product MREVTYFVACSVDGFIAHADGSHDGFAQDSAYLQALFAAFPETLLTHFRAALGIHGENQRFDTVLMGRKTYEVGLKDGITNPYSHLQQYLFSRSMKTSPGEHVELVSDDAVEMVASLKQRPGKGIWLCGGATLATTLFANKLIDQLILKLNPFLIGPGIPLFSGVVQQTALDLTNQISYDNGVLLLQYQVSHFNR is encoded by the coding sequence ATGCGAGAAGTCACCTACTTTGTTGCCTGCAGTGTTGACGGTTTTATTGCCCATGCAGATGGCTCCCATGATGGATTTGCTCAAGATAGTGCTTATCTACAGGCGCTATTTGCGGCATTTCCTGAGACACTCCTCACCCATTTCCGTGCGGCTCTGGGCATCCATGGCGAAAATCAAAGATTCGATACGGTGCTGATGGGCCGCAAAACCTATGAAGTAGGCTTAAAGGACGGCATAACCAATCCGTATTCCCATCTGCAGCAATATTTGTTTTCCCGCAGCATGAAAACCAGTCCAGGTGAACATGTCGAGTTGGTTTCAGATGATGCTGTTGAGATGGTTGCGAGTTTAAAGCAACGCCCTGGCAAAGGGATTTGGCTCTGCGGTGGGGCAACGTTGGCGACGACCCTCTTTGCCAATAAGTTGATCGATCAACTTATTTTGAAGCTAAATCCGTTTCTGATCGGCCCTGGGATCCCACTGTTTTCAGGGGTAGTTCAGCAAACGGCCTTAGACTTGACCAATCAGATCAGCTACGACAATGGGGTTTTGCTGCTCCAGTATCAAGTATCCCACTTCAACAGATAA
- a CDS encoding PadR family transcriptional regulator, producing MKFEDIYQFFADPPPIYLNKELAVCYVLAVLLQRDSYGTELIQLLGQKYSDYRLSDTVLYSALKFLEDEQAINGYWKKVEGRGRPRRMYRLNPDWRMRAEELAELWHQYMKERLSTTQYEHSRVATSS from the coding sequence ATGAAGTTCGAAGACATTTATCAATTTTTTGCAGACCCACCGCCTATTTATCTCAACAAGGAACTAGCCGTCTGCTATGTGTTGGCCGTGCTGCTGCAGCGAGATTCCTATGGCACCGAATTGATTCAACTGCTAGGGCAAAAATACTCTGATTATCGTCTGTCTGACACCGTGCTGTATAGTGCCCTAAAATTCCTTGAGGATGAGCAAGCCATTAACGGCTACTGGAAGAAAGTAGAGGGGCGGGGACGCCCTCGCCGCATGTACCGTCTCAACCCTGATTGGCGCATGCGGGCAGAGGAACTGGCTGAACTCTGGCACCAATACATGAAAGAACGGCTGAGTACTACCCAGTACGAACATAGTCGAGTGGCCACCTCCTCTTAA
- a CDS encoding dihydrofolate reductase family protein, which translates to MTTIYYTATSLDGFIADQDQSLDWLSQLGEPKPNTFEAFLAGVGAIAMGATTYQWLYDHHIAPKTGDSRPWPYSVPTWVFSSRRLPAITGADIRFVSGDVQPIHKEMTIAAGDNTLWIVGGGDLASQFYDCGLLDEIVVTIAAVTLGRGAPLFPRRIQPPLQLLSVQPMGDYFAELRYQVSYSQRDHP; encoded by the coding sequence ATGACAACCATTTACTACACCGCCACCAGCCTGGATGGCTTCATTGCCGATCAGGATCAATCCCTGGATTGGCTGTCGCAATTGGGCGAGCCGAAACCCAATACGTTTGAGGCGTTCCTAGCAGGCGTGGGAGCCATTGCCATGGGGGCCACCACCTATCAGTGGCTCTATGATCATCATATTGCGCCGAAAACTGGAGATTCTCGCCCCTGGCCCTATTCTGTGCCCACGTGGGTATTCAGTTCTCGCCGGCTGCCCGCGATTACAGGAGCAGATATACGATTTGTCAGCGGCGATGTACAGCCCATTCATAAAGAGATGACGATCGCAGCAGGGGATAACACCCTATGGATTGTCGGTGGTGGAGACTTAGCTAGTCAATTCTATGATTGTGGACTCCTAGATGAAATCGTGGTGACCATTGCTGCTGTCACGTTGGGGCGTGGAGCTCCCCTATTTCCACGTCGGATCCAGCCACCACTGCAGCTCCTATCAGTCCAGCCAATGGGCGATTATTTCGCTGAATTGCGCTATCAAGTCTCGTATTCTCAGCGAGATCACCCCTGA